A genomic window from Purpureocillium takamizusanense chromosome 2, complete sequence includes:
- a CDS encoding uncharacterized protein (COG:K~EggNog:ENOG503P2PM) — METGDSGSRSSLHPSSAPNPEQHHSQPQPQHHNHHRHHQHQQQQQHHHHQPSRATQPPPPPPPYPPQREQHDRRYPQEQPPAMATATVLAPSAHYPTQTSYPSGYPQHPPPAAANSSNMMATEPRRSSDDTESTGRQSLPSISEVISGARPGQYPPAHPGMQSGPGLPSPFTQGSHQYPEGDKRSSPQPVHPASGFPQRPEPLPALTDSPRPPFTGRHSLPPVSDRRPTPPAKPELAHQHTTKPSDPHPQNGAYAHPPPPPPPAPTSHPASHPYQPGQLPPGQVPLPNYPISPRHGVPIAPGHYDPRGPPVHPDDADYANRARYDPALGRHFETWNYQDSLSRIASSSRTIFNFADAYTRIAREQNGSQPMPQRLPSDREVSEMLANVDLIKRSLEQVKDAVQASIQSERAREGTKVKGTYEEDHDMSMYGDGMKPQYAMQHEVKKRRGRAAPPGRCHSCNRIDTPEWRRGPDGARTLCNACGLHYAKLERKRQLEARSIRPKPEDRS, encoded by the exons ATGGAAACGGGTGACTCTGGATCCCGCTCAAG TCTTCACCCGTCTTCTGCCCCCAACCCAGAGCAGCACCACTCGCAACCTCAACCACagcaccacaaccaccaccgccaccatcaacatcaacagcagcagcagcatcatcaccaccaaccctCCCGGGCAactcagccgccgccgccgccgccgccatatCCTCCTcagcgcgagcagcacgACAGGCGCTACCCGCAggagcagccgcccgccatggccacggccaccgtCCTCGCACCGAGCGCCCACTACCCAACTCAGACCTCGTACCCGTCCGGCTACCCCCAGCATCCTccgcccgcagccgccaACTCGAGCAACATGATGGCCACGGAGCCGCGGCGATCGTCCGACGACACTGAGTCAACCGGTCGCCAGTCTCTACCGTCCATTTCCGAGGTCATCTCAGGCGCGAGGCCCGGCCAGTACCCGCCAGCCCATCCTGGCATGCAGTCAGGGCCGGGACTTCCCTCCCCTTTCACCCAGGGCAGCCATCAGTATCCGGAAGGCGACAAGCGATCATCACCACAACCTGTTCATCCGGCCTCGGGCTTCCCTCAAAGACCGGAACCCTTGCCTGCCCTTACGGACTCGCCACGGCCTCCCTTCACCGGCCGCCACAGCTTGCCCCCGGTGTCCGACCGACGTCCTACGCCCCCAGCCAAACCCGAGCTCGCACATCAGCATACCACGAAGCCATCCGACCCGCATCCCCAGAACGGTGCCTATgcacacccgccgccgccgcctcccccggcaCCGACATCTCACCCAGCCTCGCATCCGTATCAGCCGGGCCAGCTTCCACCTGGCCAGGTACCGCTCCCCAACTACCCCATCTCGCCACGCCACGGTGTTCCTATTGCCCCGGGCCACTATGATCCTCGCGGCCCGCCCGTGCACCCGGACGACGCAGACTACGCAAACCGAGCGCGTTACGATCCGGCGTTGGGGCGGCATTTTGAGACGTGGAACTATCAGGACTCGCTGAGTCGG ATTGCGTCCTCGTCTCGCACCATCTTCAATTTCGCCGACGCATATACCCGAATCGCACGGGAACAAAACGGATCGCAACCCATGCCCCAGCGGTTGCCCTCAGATCGAGAAGTCTCAGAAATGCTTGCAAATGTCGATTTGATCAAGCGCTCTCTCGAACAGGTCAAAGACGCGGTGCAGGCGTCCATTCAAAGCGAGAGGGCCCGCGAGGGGACCAAGGTCAAGGGCACATACGAAGAGGACCACGATATGTCCATGTACGGGGACGGCATGAAACCCCAATATGCCATGCAGCACGAGGTAAAGAAGAGACGAGGC CGAGCCGCTCCGCCTGGACGATGCCATAGCTGCAACAGGATCGACACACCCGAGTGGAGGCGAGGTCCCGACGGGGCTAGGACGCTATGCAACGCCTGCGGCTTGCACTACGCGAAGCTGGAGCGGAAGCGGCAACTGGAGGCGCGGTCCATACGGCCGAAGCCCGAGGACCGGTCATGA
- the GSH1 gene encoding Glutamate--cysteine ligase (COG:H~TransMembrane:1 (o467-489i)~BUSCO:EOG09261DGU~EggNog:ENOG503NVBR), translating to MGLLALGTALEWPEAKKRAHQVREWGIKQLLEIWNKAKGKERDALLWGDEVEYLVVTYTKDEQKVLLSLRQAEILKALATDTELAKDGCCVPALQDDEPAAKPKTGSLPVFHPEFGRFMLEATPGKPWGIGFRELLDVEPDMKLRRKIAKEHMLSSEYPITLTTFPRIGSPGQFTFPYYPPSGPRLRSQFVPDEIANPHIRFPTLAANIRWRRGRKVQVNVPVFHDTNTPRPWVDPTVNRDLHNWPEDDDERNGAAPDDYIHMDAMAFGMGSCCLQITFQAKNITEGRQLYDQLSPLGPIMLALTAATPIYKGFLANTDVRWNQISRAVDCRTPEELGEKPLKNDRWRIPKSRYASNSTYISTDPRLRPEYMDPDLVIDPEIKAKLVEGGMDDLLATHFAHLFIRDPIVIFEEDLQELDLNKTDHFENIQSTNWQHMRFKPPPAENNIGWRVEFRPMEIQVTDFENAAFSVFMVLVTRAILSFDLNFYIPIKKVDDNMERAHAVDAVLKEKFYFRKNPFPLRPSRANTVFGDESRPGSAMPSRPGSPGLPIDEEYEEMTIDEIVNGSPTGDFPGLIPIVESYLDSVNVDVETRCQLATYLSLISKRASGELDTAARWIRNFVDAHPAYNHDSVVDEAITHDLIGAVIAVGEREAAGQNFAGLGIHGLPRLLGRFRGGCGQDGPNGDINGVSDDVANDADADRENGGSRKRKSDWLDGDAAHPGSSS from the exons ATGGGTCTCCT TGCGCTCGGAACCGCGCTCGAATGGCccgaggcgaagaagcgCGCCCACCAAGTGAGGGAATGGGGCATTAAG CAACTGCTCGAGATCTGGAACAAGGCAAAGGGCAAGGAGCGGGATGCCCTACTCTGGGGCGATGAG GTCGAGTACTTGGTCGTCACCTATACCAAGGACGAACAAAAGGTCCTCTTGTCTTTGCGCCAGGCCGAGATCCTCAAAGCTCTTGCCACCGATACAGAActggccaaggacggctGCTGCGTGCCCGCCCTGCAGGATGATGAGCCCGCGGCCAAACCCAA AACAGGCTCCCTCCCCGTCTTTCACCCCGAATTCGGAAGGTTCATGCTCGAAGCCACCCCCGGGAAGCCATGGGGCATCGGCTTCAGGGAGCTGCTCGATGTTGAGCCCGACATGAAGCTCCGGCGAAAGATTGCCAAGGAGCATATGCTGTCCAGCGAGTATCCTATCACGCTGACCACCTTCCCGCGCATCGGAAGCCCCGGCCAGTTCACGTTTCCCTACTACCCGCCCTCGGGACCCAGGTTGCGCTCCCAGTTCGTCCCAGATGAGATCGCCAACCCCCATATCCGCTTTCCCACCTTGGCCGCAAACATCCGatggcgccggggccgcaAGGTCCAGGTCAATGTGCCCGTCTTTCATGATACCAACACGCCGAGGCCCTGGGTAGACCCCACGGTCAACCGCGACCTGCACAACtggcccgaggacgacgacgagcgcaacggcgccgcccccgacgacTACATCCACATGGACGCCATGGCCTTTGGCATGGGTAGCTGCTGCCTTCAGATTACGTTCCAAGCCAAGAACATCACCGAGGGCCGGCAACTGTACGATCAGTTGAGCCCCCTGGGCCCAATCATGCTGGCTCTGACCGCAGCCACACCCATCTACAAAGGGTTCCTGGCCAATACCGACGTGCGGTGGAATCAGATCAGCAGAGCTGTCGACTGCAGAACCCCCGAAGAGTTGGGCGAAAAG CCCCTGAAAAATGACCGATGGAGGATCCCCAAGTCTCGCTACGCATCCAACTCGACCTACATCTCCACCGATCCACGTCTCAGGCCCGAGTACATGGATCCAGATCTCGTCATCGACCCGGAAATcaaggccaagctcgtcgagggcgggaTGGATGACCTGCTCGCCACACACTTTGCACACCTATTCATCAGAGATCCCATTGTCATCTTCGAGGAGGACCTCCAGGAGCTGGACCTGAACAAGACGGATCACTTCGAGAACATCCAGTCGACGAATTGGCAGCACATGCGGTTCAAGCCACCGCCTGCGGAGAACAACATCGGCTGGAGAGTCGAGTTCCGACCCATGGAGATCCAGGTCACCGACTTTGAGaacgccgccttctccgtcTTCATGGTGCTCGTCACGCGGGCTATCCTGTCCTTTGATCTCAACTTCTACATCCCCATCAAAAAGGTCGACGACAACATGGagcgcgcccacgccgtcgacgccgtcctgaAGGAAAAGTTTTACTTCCGAAAGAACCCCTTCCCActgcggccctcgcgcgccaaCACCGTCTTCGGCGACGAGTCTCGGCCAGGCTCCGCCATGCCCAGCCGACCTGGCTCTCCCGGCCTGCCCATCGACGAGGAGTACGAGGAGATGACCATCGACGAGATTGTCAACGGCTCTCCCACGGGCGACTTTCCCGGCCTTATCCCAATCGTCGAGAGCTACCTGGACAGTgtcaacgtcgacgtcgaaaCGCGGTGCCAGCTCGCCACGTACCTGAGCCTTATCAGCAAgcgcgccagcggcgagctcgacacggcggcgcgctggatTCGCAACTTTGTCGACGCTCACCCGGCGTACAACCATGACAGCGtagtcgacgaggccatcacccacgacctcatcggcgccgtcatcgccgtcggcgagcgcgaggccgctGGCCAGAActttgccggcctcggcatccACGGGCTCCCGAGGCTGCTGGGGCGTTTtcgcggcggctgtgggCAGGACGGGCCCAATGGGGATATCAACGGCGTGAGCGACGATGTTGCCAACGATGCTGATGCCGATCGCGAGAACGGCGGTTCTCGCAAGCGCAAGAGCGACTGGCTCGACGGAGACGCCGCCCATccggggtcgtcgtcgtga